The DNA region TTTGTTGAAACCATGAAAGAAGTTATTGATATTGCGTTGTTGAAACAGTAAGCAATCTCCCCTTTCTTCTGAAAAAATCAGGATTCATTCCCCTCTTTGCTCAAGAGGGGAGCTAGCAAACGATTATATTTTTTCTAAATACTCATAACTATTATATGAAGGCTCCTTCTCCCGAGACCTTGGGATAAAGGGAGGTGAATTTCAACTTTTTCAGTTGGAAGGCGGAGGGATTGCGTTTTTACTTATTATATTTGTAAAAACCCTTAGAAAATGGATTCCTTTTTACAATTCTTTGAGCATATGCCTTCATGGCAAAAATTAGTGTGGATTTTTGTTTGCTTATCATTCAGCTGGTTTTTAGAAGGTATTTACCCTTTAGTTAAACTAAACTATAAGAAGTGGAAGCACGCTGGTGTTAACTTTATCTTTTTAGCTACTAGCTTAACGATAAATGTATTGTTTGGGATTCTAACTGTCGGTGCTTTTGCTTACATTGGCACACATCAATTAGGACTTTTACATTCAGTTGATTTACCCATTTGGGCAGAATTACTCATTGCTATTCTTTTTTTAGATTTTGTGGCTCAATATGCAATACATTATTATTTGCACAAAGTAAAATGGATGTGGAAGTTTCACATGATCCACCATAGCGATACCAAAGTAGATGCGACCACAGGTACGCGGCATCATCCAGGAGATTATATTTTACGGGAAATAGCAGCTTTAATCGCCATCGTAATTATTGGAGCTCCTTTTGCTTTTTACGTAGTCTATAAAATCGTAACCATACTTTTCACCTATTTAACCCATGCCAATATAAATGTCCCCGTTTGGTTAGACAAGCCCTTAAGTTTTATTTTTATTACGCCCAATATACACAAGTTCCACCATCATTTTGAACGACCATGGACTGATACCAACTTTGGAAACATCTTTTCGTTTTGGGATAGAATTTTTGGCACTTTTGTGTATGACAATCCTAGTAAAGTGGTTTATGGACTTGATGTGCTGGATGATAAGCTAGACGAAAATGTGGGCTATCAATTTAAAGTGCCTTTTGATAAAAGGATTAAAACTGATTATTGATGAATATTTTAAATATCATAATTTCTAACATTACAGCAAAAACTATTTCTAGTTTATTCATTTTCATATTAATTGTCGGTTGTTCAACAACTAAAAAAGCTCAACTAGAACAAGATCAAAGTATTTATACGAAAAATTACAAAATACTAAAAGATAGCATTTTCATTATTACACCAGACATTGAAATTAAGGAAAAATCAAAAGGTTTATTTATCGAAAATCCAAAACAAAGAAAATTACTATCTGATTTTACAATCAAAACGATAAAATCAAAACTTCCAAATGCAAGGTATGTAAAAGTTCCATTTTTGTTTGAAGATTATTTGACCATCAATACTGTATTAGAGGGAGAAAAAAAATATAGGAGCAAACAAGCCCCAAAACAACTTTTATTTAATACAAAAAAACATTCAATTTTTATATCTATAAACGGTTATTATGGAGATATTAATGAAGGGCAACTAATGCTTTATCTAATTGACAACAATAATAAAACTTGGAAACTAATTAAAAGATATGAGTTTGATTACAGTCCATTAATTACTTCTAGAATAGAAAAAAGGATAATAAAGGTAATTGAAAAATTATAAAAAATAAATTACATCTTCCCTTTCTGCTCTTCTTCCTTTTCCAACTCCTTTTTATTAGGAAACGTCAATTCGCTACTGTTATAAGTAGTTCCATAAGTTAACGCAGCAGTATATACCTGATTAATAGCACTTAAAATTTCATCTTTTTGTAATTCTTTTAACGGATGTACATACACCGACCATAGTAAATCATCCGCTATGGCATAACGAGCATCTAAAGCGGTATGAAAATTGGCCTCCATCAATTTGAGCAACTCTATATGAGATAATTTTTTCTGCTCGGTAATGGGTGACATAATCCTTAGGCGATTGTTTGTACTGTCTGTGATACAGGCTAACATTCTACCTTTAATCATAAACTGCCAATTGCCTTCTTCGCCCCTAATACTATCAGAAACCACATAAATAATTTTTTCCAAATCACTATTGGTCATGTTTTGCGATTGTACCGAAAATGTAGATACAAAAAAGAACAGTACTAAAATTGCTATATTTTTCATCACTTTAATCGTTATTGAACTATTGGTCTGATATTAAAACGCATCCTTACTCATTTTACTATACCAATACCCATTTTTATTTTGAATGTGATATTTATCCGCAATAAATTATTATTTTTGACAAATCTTTTTGAACAATGCAATTTAAGCATCCAGAAATCCTTTACGCTTTATTTTTGCTGGTCATACCCATTTTAATCCACTTATTTCAACTACGTCGTTTTCAAAAAGTCCCTTTTACCAATGTTAAGTTTTTGAAAGAGGTTGAATTACAAACTCGAAAAAGTTCGAGACTTAAAAAGTTTTTGATTTTATGTACTAGGTTGCTTTTATTTGCAGCCTTAATTTTTGCATTTGCACGACCCTTTATCAGTGCTTCCAATATTAATAACCCTAAACATACCTCAATTTATTTGGATAATTCTTACTCCATGCAAGCTAAAGGCAATGAGGGTGAACTATTAAAAAGAGCAGTACAAGATATTATTGAAAGTACGCAAAATTTAGAGGCCATTAATTTATATACCAACAATGCTACTTATGAAAACCTTTCTGCTAAAGAACTACAAAATACATTATTAGAAATAGACTACTACCCTATTAAAATTGATCTATCCAATATTTTGTTTAAAATTAAAAACAATATAAAAAAGTCAAATACCTTAAATAATATATTTTTAATATCTGATTTTCAGAAATATACATCAGAAAATCAGATAGAAATTGATTCTACCAACACCTATTACATTGCCCAAATTTTACCTCAACAAACTTCCAACATTAGTATTGATAGTGTGTTTATTTCAGATCAGAATAATGAGTCAATACAACTATCCACTATCATAAAAAATTATGGTTTAGATCAAGAAAATGTTTCGGTTAGTTTATATAACAACGATTTGCTATCGGGAAAATCTACGGTAACCATTGCAAAAGACGAATCAGAAAAAATAAATTTCAATATCCCCAATACTGGAAAATTCAATGGCAAACTACA from Aureibaculum sp. 2308TA14-22 includes:
- a CDS encoding sterol desaturase family protein — encoded protein: MDSFLQFFEHMPSWQKLVWIFVCLSFSWFLEGIYPLVKLNYKKWKHAGVNFIFLATSLTINVLFGILTVGAFAYIGTHQLGLLHSVDLPIWAELLIAILFLDFVAQYAIHYYLHKVKWMWKFHMIHHSDTKVDATTGTRHHPGDYILREIAALIAIVIIGAPFAFYVVYKIVTILFTYLTHANINVPVWLDKPLSFIFITPNIHKFHHHFERPWTDTNFGNIFSFWDRIFGTFVYDNPSKVVYGLDVLDDKLDENVGYQFKVPFDKRIKTDY